The segment tgcacgcccctccaggtgaaagcaaactgaggcctgcattctgctgccagaggaatggagcaAAACGCGTTAGCAATGTCAGCAGTGGCgtaccactttgctgccttggactccagctcgtactggagctccagcatgtcaggcacagcagtgctcagcggtggagtcacttcattcaagGCACGATAGTCCACAGCCAATCTCCATTCTCTGTCAGACTTGTGCACAGGCCAAGaggggctgttgaagggtgagtgggttttgctgaccaccacttggctctccagctcacgGATCATTCTGTGGATGGGATCACGGCATCCCGATTCGTTCAATGCTGCCGGCGGTGCACTGTCGAGGCAGCAATTGGCACTTGTTGCTTTTCCACCCTCAGGATTCCTACTGCAGATGGGTGCTCTGAtagtccaggcaaggtgttcaaCTGCTTCATGtcctctgcctctccagcagctaTGCCAAAAGCCCACCTGAGTCCCTTTGGGTCTTTGTAGTAGCCATTccggaggaagtctatgccCAGAATACACAGGGCCTCTGGGCcggtcacaatgggatgtttctgccactccttcccagtcaggctcacctcgGCTCCCAACAGGGTCAATTGCTGTGATCGATCCCCCCGTCAGCCCGGCAATGGAAACAGGTTCTGCCCCCACATGTCCCCATGGTATCAGGGCACACTGCGCACCAGTATCAGCTAAGGTTTCATATTTCTGTGgctctgatgtgccaggccatcgGATCCACGCTGACCAGAGATCCGGTTTTCCCGTGCCTCTCCCTGGCTcgaggcagggcccctctagcCCTGGTTCCCATTTCTTCCCTGGCCATACATACTAGAGGCTCCTTCAAGGGGATCTGACAGATCATACCCAGCAGCTCGGTCACGGGAGGCTGAGGCCACCTTCACCTTAGTGGAATTCTCTCGATTAGTGTTTCCTTCCTTGCATAGACGCAGCCATGCTGCCAGGAGAGAAGTGAGCTGATGAACTTTGGACCTGATTAGCATAAAAGATTTGATAGTCAGAATGTCTTGGCAAGAAGAAACAGAGCTTTGAAGACTGCAAGAAGACTGAATCAAGAAAGAAGATTGAATCAACTTCTATGAGCAAAACATATTGCAAAATGGATAAGTTTGTTTATGGGATGGTTCACCCAATCATTTTAGTACAAAATTACTAGTGTTCCTAGAATTGTGTATAAGCATGTGTAGCCCATTTGAAAAACAcgttcactctcctgtgaaaatgtaaaaagtttaataaaggacaataggagacaaggaCCATGGAGCAAAGGTTATTTATGGCCAGGTGCATCTTGGCACTCAGCCAAGAGCACCCTGTTACCTTCGGGGATcccccttaaataccttttccctcacatcagcctgttgcatattcacAGCCCCTTCTCCATATCCATAACctagtttacattttccaggaaCTATTTTACATGGCTCCTCCTTGGGTCCGCCTTTTCAGAGCATGCGTGTTTCCTGGCTGGGGTTTGGCTCCTTCTCTTTATCACTTCCAGTTCGGGCCTTGGTCCACACTGCCTTCAGACGGTGAGTGCTGATCCTTGGCAGATCTGTAGCAAGTGTCCTCATCCTGTGTTCATTGGATGTTATcccatccaagcaggcattttaacacaagcagaCTTCTATCAGCTATTGCACTACTATGTCTAAGCTTAATTAGCAACAAAATTAGAAACTTTATCTTTGGAACAAAGTTATTTGAATAtcacacatataaaatccaCTTTGATATTTgcaaaagccaatattataataCGTAGCTATAACACTCCTCTCCTGCAAGGCAAGGCTGAGACAGCTCGGCTTCTTCAGCCTGGACAAGAGACTGAGACTTGATCCAACTGTGGCCTTCCAGGACCTGAGGGCaacctacaagaaagctggacaGGGGCTTTGTGTGAGGGCAGGcaaggacaggacaagggagaatggatCCAAATGGAAAGAGAGTTGGTTTAGGTGAGGGATTCAGAAAAAAGACTCtcctggaacaggttgcccagagaaggtgtGGCTGTCTTGTCCCTGacagtgctcaaggccaggctgcatgGAGCTCTAGACAAGCCGGGCTAGTGCAAGGGGtgcccagccacagcaggggGGTTGCAGCCGTGTGATTTTTCAGATCCCTTCCGAGCCAAACCATGCCACGACTCCATGATTCTGGGATACttcccctcctcatcctctggcagaaaaacaaacttgGCCCCAAGTTCCACACTGCAGACCATGTCCTTTGGCAATCTGCAACTGTCTCAACAGAGGATGAAAAGAGATGAATTTAATGACACGATTTCCCTTTTctacttgaaaattaaatgctgcACTCCTGTCCAAAAACTGTTGGAAAGTGTCAGAAGAGGCAATTCTTCCCCATGAAATGCTTCACCTcagccaaagaagaaagaagccaCAAGCCAAGACTCTTCTTTATTGCTACATTGTTTGATTTGGTCACTTCTCTAATAGGAATtcctttggggttttatttgtttgtttctatcTTTCGTTCCGCGGGGCTCGCGGCGGCTCCTCCGTTGGGTTCGCGGAGGCAACGGAGGAACGTTCGCGAGCTGCGGCGGttccgcagcagcagcagcagcagcagcagcagcagcagcagcagcagcagcagcagcagcagcagcagcagcagcagcgcttCTCTCGATCGGTTTTCCGCTCGACTTTCCACTCGCttcccatccccttctccctctCACACTCACTCCactcccgtcccgtcccgtccgtGTCCCGCCTCTCCCAGCCCGGCTGATGCCGCGTCCCGCAAGGGGCCCctcggcggggccgccccgtgCCCGCCCCTGCCCGTCCCGCCGCGGAGCCGCCTCCGCCGGGCTCTCTCCGTACTGGCTGTGGCGCCGCTGGAAGTGCCGCTCGCTCTGGTGCTGGCGGAGCAGCGCGGTCTTTTGGCTCCGCCTGGCGCGGGCTctggcccggccccggccgagGCCGCGGCCCCGAGCGAAGCCCCTGCCGCGGTTCCGCCCGCAGCCGCCCCGctgccgccccgcgcccgccccgtcGCCGACAGCGTCGCCGGCGGCTTCCCCGCTCCGAGCTCCGCCGCTCGTCAGCTCGGCCGCCGGCCCCGAGCCGCCGCAGCCCGGGGCGGCTCGGCAAGCAGCAGCGCGCCGGGCGCTCGGGTTGCCGGGGCAGAAGAGCGGGAGCGCGGTGCCGCCCGCACGGGCGGAGAAGcctcccctggagcagctctacCGGGAGGGCCCGCTGCTGGGGAGCGGCGGCTGCGGCAGCGTTTACTCCGGGACCCGGCTCGCCGACGGCGCCCCGGTAAGAGACGGGGCCCGAGCGGAGGGGGCGGCAGGCGGCGGGCAGCGAGCTCAGCCCGGCGCTCGCCTTGGcttgcaggtggccatcaaGCGAGTGTGCCGCGATCGCATCCCGGAGTGGGCGCGGCTGGTGAGTGAGCGGGGCCAGCGGGAGAAGGCGGCGGGGCGTGCCGGGCGGGGCTAAGGCGAGGCCCGGCAGGGTGGCAGCCGGAAGGCTGCGAGGGGAGCGAGCGGGGAGTGAGCGGGGCCCGCGCAGCGTCCCGGGCCGGGCAATggcgagcggcggcggggccgggcagggggtgGCCGAGGCGCGGCGCAGCATCGGCCCCGCTGAGGGCATCGCGGTCCCCCCGCAGCACAACGGCGCCCTGGTGCCCCTGGAGCTGGCGCTGCTGTGGATGGTGTCGTGCCCTGGCTTCCGCGGCGTCGTGCGGCTCCTGGACTGGTTCGAGCTGCCCGACGGCTTCGCGCTGGTCATGGAGCGTCCGCAGCGCTGTCAGGACCTCTGGGACTTCCTGCACGAGCGGGGGTTCCTGACGGAGCCCGTGGCGCGGGGGCTGTTccgccaggtgctggaggccgtgcggcACTGCACCAGCCGCGGCGTCCTGCACCGCGACATCAAGGCCGAGAACGTCCTCGTCGACCTGGCCACGGGCGAGGCGAAGCTCATCGACTTCGGCTGCGGCACGATCCTCCAGGACACGTTCTACACCCGGATGTCAGGTGAGCCCAAAGCCGGGGCCCAGCCGGGCAGCGGAGGTTCCCCCCTTGgctggcagagggggaagagggagagagggaggggagggtgcAGAATCCTCCTTCAGCCGGCTGCAGCCAAGTTGCTTTTcggcggggcaggggctggctgtTGTGGAAccggggctggctgggagggagggagggagggagcagcatcGGCCTGATGAGCTGTGCCCGTGTCCCATAGGAACGCCGGAGTACAGCCCACCGGAGTGGATCCTCTTTGGCTGCTACCATGGCCAGCCAGCCACCATCTGGTCCCTGGGCATCCTGCTCTATCACCTGGTCTGCGGGCACCTTCCTTTCCACACAAACGAGGACATCGTCTGGGGCCAGCTCTTCTTCCCGCCCCGGGTGTCTCAAGGTGGGGATGCACCTTCAAGGCTCGGGTGGAGGAacggggctgggagggggcagcTGGCACATCAGTGTCCTGCTCTTGCAGCTAGTGAGGCGGTTGATCTCCTGGGCTTAGCTGGAGGAGGTGGCACGtgtgcctctgtgctgctctcctccaaAAGGGAGGATCGATGGGAAGCATTTGGCTGCAGCTCCGAGCACTCCTAGTGTGGCCTGGGCACTGTGGAATGTGGGAGAGCACGGACAGGAGCCTTGTCCCGCTGAGCGGcggtttctgttttctctctgcagagtGCCAGCACCTCATCAGGTGGTGTTTATCCATGGACCCGGCAGACAGGCCATCACTGGAAGACCTTTTTGAGCATTCttggctgcaggagccctgcctggcccaggagacagcagagatccatccctgtgctcagtAGGATCCAGGAGCCCAGCAAGTACCAGCTGCACGCGTCTGGTGGCACTCCAAGAAAACCCCGGAGCGTTTCCCTGCGGCCACAGCACGGAGGAGAGAGCGCAGCCGAGGAGATGCTTCCGCTGGTCCCCGGCGAGTTGTGGAGGGAGCGGCTCAGTGCTCCCCGTGCCATTGGAGAAGTGGTGGCAGTGCGGTGAAGGTGCCACGGACTGGAACAGGGGAAACATCCCCCTGCAGCTCAATGGCATCGGGATGTCCCCGCAAGCCGAGGCACAGCTGGCGTGTTTTTCTGGAGCACCACGTGGAGCTGGGAACACCATCCTGGAGCTGGTCGCTGGCGGGGCAAAGCCGATCGGCTTTGGCTGCGGCCCCTTCCTGGAGGATACGCTCTGCGCCCCGATGAAATCAAGATGAGTCCCCAGCCGGCGCAGGGGCGGGGGGATGCTCGTGCTTCCAGGCATGGCAGGGCTTGGCCTGGCCACGCGCCGCAGGTTCCCCGCTCGGCGGCGCTGGGgaatattaatttttccccCGGCTGCCGAGCTGCTTTTTGGTGGGACAGGGGACGGATGTTGTGGAAGGGGAGCCGGCTCCTGGCCTTGCTGACAGCTTCtgccagccagcctggcacaggctggggcGGGGTCAGCCAGCCTGACAAAGCATCCATCCATGTGGATgggggcagcagagggggaCGGGTTCTGAAGCTGTGCCCCAGCTGGTCTGCTTTGCAGGCCCTCGAGGAAGGGGTGCGTTTACGGGCGGGAAAGGTGGGGTTTTTCCCCACCCATGGACAGGTTTCATTCTCGCATGGAGTGGTCAGACTCTCCTCAGGCCTGTGAAACGGTGACAGGCTGtgtaggtttttcttgtttccagGTCTTGTTTTGCATTGACTTTCATGcaattgttctttgtttttcccaggaAGATTACACCTGGTGCCCATACTGGACGGGGAAGCGCCTGCACCGTCCGTGGAGCACATCCAGTGCCAGCGCTACCCCAGGGGCCACGGCCTGCAGGGACATCCCCTTCAAGAAGGACGAGGACCTTGTGTGGGATCGGctcctctcctggcagcaggtCTGCAGAGGTGGGTACCCGGctccacagctgggctggcagaagGGCTTCGGGCAGAGGGCAGCGGGCACACGGGCATCCCGCccttgcagctgctgaggaggctgctgtgctgtgctgaagtGGAGGAGGTGGAACGTGGCCTGCCACGCTGCCCTTCTCTCGAAACAAGAGAATGGCTCGGGAGGTTTGggctctgagcacagccagcagcctggcccGGGCACAGGCCATggcaggacagggcacaggAGCCTTCTGTGACTGACCGTGGCTCTCTGGTTTctctctgcaggctgccagcacctCATGCCATGGAAACGGCTCCGCTCGGcatgccaggctgggagggctggagggCGGCGGGTGTTCATTTGCTGTCAGAAATAAatcgttctatttttttgtcaTCGTCATGATCAGAACATTTCTTTCATCCTTTACCAAGCTTTTGGCCTCCCTTTCTCCAGGGTA is part of the Vidua macroura isolate BioBank_ID:100142 chromosome 30, ASM2450914v1, whole genome shotgun sequence genome and harbors:
- the LOC128820671 gene encoding basic proline-rich protein-like isoform X1, whose protein sequence is MLHSCPKTVGKCQKRQFFPMKCFTSAKEERSHKPRLFFIATLFDLVTSLIGIPLGFYLFVSIFRSAGLAAAPPLGSRRQRRNVRELRRSSSSSSSSSSSSSSSSASLDRFSARLSTRFPSPSPSHTHSTPVPSRPCPASPSPADAASRKGPLGGAAPCPPLPVPPRSRLRRALSVLAVAPLEVPLALVLAEQRGLLAPPGAGSGPAPAEAAAPSEAPAAVPPAAAPLPPRARPVADSVAGGFPAPSSAARQLGRRPRAAAARGGSASSSAPGARVAGAEERERGAARTGGEASPGAALPGGPAAGERRLRQRLLRDPARRRRPGGHQASVPRSHPGVGAAAQRRPGAPGAGAAVDGVVPWLPRRRAAPGLVRAARRLRAGHGASAALSGPLGLPARAGVPDGARGAGAVPPGAGGRAALHQPRRPAPRHQGRERPRRPGHGRGEAHRLRLRHDPPGHVLHPDVRNAGVQPTGVDPLWLLPWPASHHLVPGHPALSPGLRAPSFPHKRGHRLGPALLPAPGVSSASTSSGGVYPWTRQTGHHWKTFLSILGCRSPAWPRRQQRSIPVLSRIQEPSKYQLHASGGTPRKPRSVSLRPQHGGESAAEEMLPLVPGELWRERLSAPRAIGEVVAVR
- the LOC128820671 gene encoding serine/threonine-protein kinase pim-1-like isoform X3, with the protein product MPRPARGPSAGPPRARPCPSRRGAASAGLSPYWLWRRWKCRSLWCWRSSAVFWLRLARALARPRPRPRPRAKPLPRFRPQPPRCRPAPAPSPTASPAASPLRAPPLVSSAAGPEPPQPGAARQAAARRALGLPGQKSGSAVPPARAEKPPLEQLYREGPLLGSGGCGSVYSGTRLADGAPVAIKRVCRDRIPEWARLHNGALVPLELALLWMVSCPGFRGVVRLLDWFELPDGFALVMERPQRCQDLWDFLHERGFLTEPVARGLFRQVLEAVRHCTSRGVLHRDIKAENVLVDLATGEAKLIDFGCGTILQDTFYTRMSGTPEYSPPEWILFGCYHGQPATIWSLGILLYHLVCGHLPFHTNEDIVWGQLFFPPRVSQASEAVDLLGLAGGGGTCASVLLSSKREDRWEAFGCSSEHS
- the LOC128820671 gene encoding serine/threonine-protein kinase pim-1-like isoform X2; protein product: MPRPARGPSAGPPRARPCPSRRGAASAGLSPYWLWRRWKCRSLWCWRSSAVFWLRLARALARPRPRPRPRAKPLPRFRPQPPRCRPAPAPSPTASPAASPLRAPPLVSSAAGPEPPQPGAARQAAARRALGLPGQKSGSAVPPARAEKPPLEQLYREGPLLGSGGCGSVYSGTRLADGAPVAIKRVCRDRIPEWARLHNGALVPLELALLWMVSCPGFRGVVRLLDWFELPDGFALVMERPQRCQDLWDFLHERGFLTEPVARGLFRQVLEAVRHCTSRGVLHRDIKAENVLVDLATGEAKLIDFGCGTILQDTFYTRMSGTPEYSPPEWILFGCYHGQPATIWSLGILLYHLVCGHLPFHTNEDIVWGQLFFPPRVSQECQHLIRWCLSMDPADRPSLEDLFEHSWLQEPCLAQETAEIHPCAQ